In Rhodococcus rhodochrous, a single genomic region encodes these proteins:
- a CDS encoding cupin domain-containing protein — MQSASRAFTMAAPTEVPTEVPTAVATAAPMVEPTAGLMEVPMAEPTEAVEGEDSSYRIQDSGVEADAGVLETRLIDIGREKFASEIWGRAPLLTRRAGTFTDLFSAEAVDELISRRGLRTPFLRVAKDGTTLPDSSFTSPGGVGATISDQLDDTMLWRNLADGATLVLQALHRTWEPISQFGTALSDELGHPVQVNAYITPPRNQGFRHHYDVHDVFVVQIEGTKRWVIHEPVHPAPLRNQPWTDHRAAVARAAAEPACIDTVLEPGDCLYLPRGWIHAAEARGEISIHLTVGIHTWTRHALAEHLTRAALAALGDDPEMRGALPMGIDDPEAEIASVREHLIAALAEADVTSMFRRARREQARPAPLGPLAQFAAVHYLGPDTTVKLRSALYARLEGSHLVTRVGRVAVADEELPSVTRLLDGGSHPTKTLGTDLVERLLRAGILVPAEP, encoded by the coding sequence GTGCAGTCGGCGTCCCGGGCGTTCACGATGGCGGCGCCGACGGAGGTGCCGACGGAGGTGCCGACAGCGGTGGCGACGGCGGCGCCGATGGTGGAGCCGACGGCGGGGCTGATGGAGGTGCCGATGGCGGAGCCGACGGAGGCAGTTGAGGGTGAGGACTCCTCATATCGCATCCAGGACTCCGGCGTCGAAGCGGACGCCGGAGTCCTGGAAACACGCCTGATCGACATCGGTCGGGAGAAGTTCGCGTCCGAAATCTGGGGACGTGCACCACTGCTGACGCGTCGCGCCGGCACATTCACCGACCTGTTCTCCGCCGAGGCGGTCGACGAACTCATCTCGCGCCGAGGACTCCGCACGCCCTTCCTTCGCGTCGCCAAGGACGGGACGACACTGCCGGACTCGTCGTTCACCTCCCCCGGCGGGGTCGGAGCGACCATCTCCGACCAACTCGACGACACGATGCTCTGGCGCAACCTCGCCGACGGCGCCACCCTCGTCCTGCAGGCACTGCACCGCACATGGGAACCGATCTCGCAGTTCGGCACCGCTCTGAGCGACGAACTCGGACATCCCGTCCAGGTCAACGCGTACATCACACCACCTCGGAACCAAGGGTTCCGCCACCACTACGACGTCCACGACGTCTTCGTCGTGCAGATCGAGGGAACCAAGAGGTGGGTGATCCACGAGCCCGTCCACCCGGCGCCGCTGCGCAATCAACCCTGGACCGATCACCGCGCCGCTGTCGCCCGAGCCGCGGCGGAGCCGGCGTGCATCGACACGGTGCTCGAACCCGGCGACTGCCTCTATCTGCCGCGCGGTTGGATCCATGCCGCCGAGGCCCGAGGGGAAATCTCCATCCACCTCACCGTCGGCATCCATACGTGGACGCGCCATGCACTTGCCGAGCATCTGACCCGAGCAGCGCTCGCTGCGCTCGGCGACGATCCCGAGATGCGCGGCGCGCTGCCCATGGGAATCGATGACCCGGAAGCCGAGATCGCTTCTGTCCGTGAGCATCTCATCGCCGCACTGGCCGAGGCGGACGTCACCTCCATGTTCCGTCGTGCCCGGCGGGAGCAGGCCCGTCCGGCACCGCTGGGGCCGCTCGCCCAATTCGCCGCCGTCCACTATCTCGGCCCCGACACCACGGTGAAACTCCGCAGCGCACTGTATGCGCGCCTGGAAGGTTCACACCTGGTCACGCGTGTCGGCCGTGTCGCCGTGGCGGACGAGGAACTGCCGTCTGTCACGCGCCTGCTCGACGGCGGATCCCACCCGACGAAAACTCTCGGGACCGACCTGGTCGAACGGCTGTTGCGCGCAGGGATCCTCGTCCCCGCGGAACCGTGA
- a CDS encoding HpcH/HpaI aldolase/citrate lyase family protein, producing the protein MSDLDGLAESSRAGRIQGFFGRSVVHPKQIDIVNEAYTPSAEERERAQRIVDDASASSAAGESAVLDENGRFIDPAVVANARVVLDRAQAITVRGATS; encoded by the coding sequence GTGAGCGACCTGGACGGGCTCGCGGAATCGTCCCGAGCCGGCCGCATCCAAGGATTCTTCGGACGCTCCGTCGTCCACCCGAAGCAGATCGACATTGTCAACGAGGCCTACACGCCCTCGGCCGAGGAACGAGAGCGCGCGCAGCGCATCGTCGACGACGCGTCCGCGTCCTCGGCAGCGGGGGAGTCCGCGGTTCTCGACGAGAACGGCAGATTCATCGACCCGGCGGTCGTTGCGAATGCTCGCGTCGTACTCGACCGGGCCCAGGCCATCACAGTACGAGGAGCCACATCATGA
- a CDS encoding cyclase family protein — MTEQTIAGPDALLNAVVDTDVDIVELGHPHTTGMPCSPNHPGFRMTLIRRHGDMVRPDGGSASNEIIVTGGHVGTHVDALSHVSHEGKLHGGIDAEEAQRGGKFSQLGAESIPFMLRRGLLLDVARVRGVDSLDAGQAVTEQDLRDAADAAGVTPRRGDVVLIRTGWARYFDDPQCYLGQQDGVPGADVGAGRWLAASGIAAAGADTTAFEHIPAGKGHSVLPVHRVLLVENGIHIIEHLDLEDASARGLTEFTFVMAPLRITGGTGSPVRPVAVVAS; from the coding sequence ATGACCGAACAAACCATCGCCGGTCCCGACGCACTGCTGAATGCGGTCGTCGACACCGACGTCGACATCGTCGAGCTGGGACATCCCCACACGACCGGTATGCCTTGCTCACCGAACCACCCCGGATTCCGGATGACGCTCATCCGCCGGCACGGCGACATGGTGCGACCCGACGGCGGATCGGCATCGAACGAGATCATCGTGACCGGCGGACACGTCGGCACCCACGTCGACGCGCTCTCCCACGTCAGCCACGAGGGCAAGCTGCACGGCGGCATCGACGCCGAGGAAGCCCAGCGCGGTGGAAAATTCTCCCAGCTCGGCGCGGAGTCCATTCCCTTCATGCTTCGCCGTGGACTGCTCCTCGATGTCGCACGGGTCCGCGGCGTCGACTCCCTCGACGCGGGGCAGGCGGTCACCGAACAGGACCTGCGCGACGCGGCCGACGCCGCCGGTGTGACACCGCGCCGCGGTGATGTCGTGCTGATCCGTACGGGATGGGCCCGGTACTTCGACGATCCGCAATGCTATCTCGGCCAGCAGGACGGTGTTCCGGGCGCCGATGTCGGTGCGGGCCGGTGGCTCGCGGCCAGCGGCATCGCGGCCGCCGGCGCAGACACGACCGCCTTCGAACACATCCCGGCGGGCAAGGGGCACAGTGTTCTTCCGGTTCACCGAGTGCTGCTGGTGGAGAACGGAATCCACATCATCGAGCACCTCGACCTCGAGGATGCAAGCGCCCGCGGCCTGACCGAATTCACGTTCGTCATGGCACCGCTGCGCATCACCGGCGGCACCGGTTCGCCCGTGCGCCCCGTCGCGGTGGTGGCTTCGTGA
- a CDS encoding DUF6480 family protein produces the protein MADENPDASKFDPQNPDPANTPGLEPGGGVAPGDTPPAETAVGGPQHEPPQRRSAGALIAIAIVVIVVLVVAVGLIIRAVGLF, from the coding sequence ATGGCTGACGAGAATCCCGACGCGTCCAAGTTCGACCCGCAGAACCCTGATCCCGCGAACACTCCTGGTCTCGAACCCGGAGGCGGGGTGGCGCCCGGAGATACTCCGCCCGCCGAGACTGCTGTGGGCGGTCCGCAACACGAACCGCCGCAGCGCCGCAGTGCCGGGGCCCTCATCGCCATCGCGATCGTGGTGATCGTGGTCCTGGTGGTGGCTGTCGGTCTGATCATCCGAGCAGTCGGGCTGTTCTGA
- a CDS encoding helix-turn-helix domain-containing protein has product MDTLPGTVEGRMVSVQLFQTQELSVSAVSVDRSASVGAGLRQVRIARGMTLRGLARCIDVSPATLSQIENDKTGLTVDRLNRIADALGVRPAEILEAGRAALTAPAEEPETLVATRSDPPGQVEACRQWRVYEPLSLVPVLQAALEEILAVGYHGTSMREISKRCGLSVPGIYNYFTSKQDILMTIYQATMDDLEQRTRGALAEGAGRDPVTVFTLLIENLALYHTHRRELGFIGASEMRSLTTENRRIIANKRNWQQAVVDEKVLAAVRAGSFRVRNPEDAARAVVSMCTALPTWWRPGGRMSPEEVANLYVEYALDLMQYRGTDLDRGP; this is encoded by the coding sequence GTGGATACGCTGCCCGGAACGGTCGAGGGCCGGATGGTCAGTGTTCAGCTATTTCAAACACAGGAGTTGTCGGTGAGTGCGGTTTCGGTCGACAGGTCGGCGTCGGTCGGGGCCGGTTTGCGCCAGGTACGGATCGCGCGCGGCATGACGCTGCGAGGCCTGGCCCGGTGCATCGACGTCAGCCCGGCCACCCTGAGCCAGATCGAGAACGACAAGACCGGACTGACCGTCGATCGCTTGAACCGCATCGCCGATGCACTCGGGGTGAGGCCGGCGGAGATCCTCGAAGCCGGTCGGGCGGCGCTCACGGCACCCGCAGAGGAACCGGAAACCCTCGTTGCGACCCGGTCCGACCCACCCGGGCAGGTCGAAGCGTGTCGGCAGTGGCGGGTGTACGAACCGTTGTCGCTGGTACCCGTGCTCCAGGCCGCGCTCGAGGAGATCCTCGCCGTGGGGTATCACGGCACGAGCATGCGCGAGATCTCCAAGCGATGCGGCCTGTCGGTTCCCGGGATATACAACTACTTCACCAGCAAGCAGGACATCCTGATGACGATCTATCAGGCGACGATGGACGATCTGGAGCAGCGCACACGCGGCGCACTCGCCGAAGGGGCCGGCCGGGATCCCGTCACGGTCTTCACGTTGCTGATCGAGAACCTGGCGCTGTACCACACGCACCGCCGCGAACTCGGGTTCATCGGTGCCAGTGAGATGCGTTCTCTCACAACGGAGAACCGGCGGATCATCGCCAACAAGAGGAACTGGCAGCAGGCGGTCGTCGACGAGAAGGTGCTGGCCGCCGTGCGCGCCGGATCGTTCCGGGTCCGAAACCCCGAAGACGCCGCTCGCGCCGTGGTCTCGATGTGTACCGCTCTCCCCACCTGGTGGCGACCGGGCGGGCGGATGAGCCCGGAAGAAGTCGCGAACCTCTACGTGGAGTACGCCCTCGATCTCATGCAGTACCGAGGCACAGACCTCGACCGCGGTCCCTGA
- a CDS encoding cyclase family protein has protein sequence MTEVDAPAMRELLGENAPSNWGKWGPDDELGALNYLDAAEVLRGVQHVKSGETFTLQIHMGRAESPGDPLWPGREGIKRQNVLDESSWDGDGAPAFPGGLHYADDTALVFLQGSTQYDALGHVWYDGKLWNGYDARSTVGGMDKASVLPIAEKGIVGRGVLIDMARHRGKPYLDKGETFDHRDLEEAATAQGVTIEPHDILIIRTGWLKYWYELNNPEQFYDGFCEPGLTYSPELVEWFQDKEIPNLVTDTIANEVTYDPQSGVALPLHCALMRNLGVTLTEIAWLDDLADACAADGRWSFLYTAAPLKIVNGTGAPVNPIVIR, from the coding sequence ATGACCGAGGTCGACGCTCCCGCAATGCGCGAACTGCTCGGAGAGAACGCGCCGAGCAATTGGGGCAAGTGGGGACCCGACGACGAGCTGGGTGCACTGAACTACCTCGACGCAGCGGAGGTTCTGCGCGGCGTCCAGCACGTCAAGTCGGGCGAGACCTTCACGCTCCAGATCCACATGGGACGCGCCGAGAGCCCCGGCGACCCGCTGTGGCCGGGTCGTGAGGGGATCAAGCGGCAGAACGTGCTCGATGAGAGTTCCTGGGACGGCGACGGGGCTCCGGCCTTCCCGGGCGGCCTGCACTACGCCGACGACACCGCCTTGGTCTTTCTCCAGGGATCGACCCAGTACGACGCACTCGGACACGTCTGGTACGACGGCAAACTCTGGAACGGGTACGACGCCCGCAGCACCGTCGGAGGAATGGACAAGGCCTCCGTCCTCCCGATCGCAGAGAAGGGCATCGTCGGCCGCGGCGTCCTCATCGACATGGCCCGCCATCGCGGGAAGCCCTATCTCGACAAGGGTGAAACGTTCGACCACCGCGATCTCGAGGAAGCTGCGACCGCCCAGGGCGTGACCATCGAGCCGCACGACATCCTGATCATCCGCACCGGGTGGCTCAAGTACTGGTACGAGTTGAACAACCCCGAACAGTTCTACGACGGATTCTGCGAGCCCGGCCTCACCTATTCGCCCGAGCTCGTCGAGTGGTTCCAGGACAAGGAGATTCCGAACCTGGTGACCGACACGATCGCCAACGAGGTGACCTACGACCCGCAGAGCGGCGTCGCGCTGCCGTTGCACTGCGCCCTGATGCGCAATCTCGGTGTCACGCTGACGGAGATCGCCTGGCTCGACGACCTCGCCGACGCCTGCGCCGCGGACGGCCGCTGGAGTTTCCTCTACACCGCCGCCCCGCTGAAGATCGTCAACGGCACCGGCGCCCCGGTGAATCCCATCGTCATCCGCTGA
- a CDS encoding sucrase ferredoxin produces the protein MASAERFFCADSARLRGDPMAGTAPRGFVWVLVEYRGRWPVNGFEGLDLDAATKTAVFSAAQAARARILLVKRPGRRRRGGHDHWAVLRRETSGTVRQQWGTWDREEDLTQIVTALETPGDLGGPSILLVCAHGHHDPCCAVRGRPVARALAERWPDQVWECSHVGGDRFAANVVVVPDGVYYGGLDAASSVLTIEEHFFDRIHHHHLRGYTDMSPPQQAALAATLRRFGPAGRSDYTVAESVREGDLWRIRLAGRAPHPERVDVELRAHRTPPCRLTCRGAPTASVMVYEPTSVRTL, from the coding sequence GTGGCCTCAGCCGAACGCTTCTTCTGCGCAGACAGTGCCCGCCTGCGGGGTGATCCGATGGCCGGCACGGCCCCGCGCGGATTCGTCTGGGTCCTCGTCGAATACCGGGGCAGATGGCCGGTGAACGGGTTCGAGGGGCTCGATCTCGACGCCGCGACCAAGACGGCCGTGTTCTCCGCCGCGCAGGCGGCCCGCGCACGCATACTGCTGGTCAAGCGCCCGGGCCGTCGTCGCCGCGGAGGACACGACCATTGGGCGGTGCTCCGCCGCGAGACCTCGGGCACGGTGCGTCAGCAATGGGGAACGTGGGATCGCGAGGAGGATCTGACACAGATCGTCACCGCCCTCGAGACTCCCGGCGACCTCGGCGGCCCCTCCATCCTCCTGGTCTGCGCTCACGGTCACCACGATCCGTGCTGCGCCGTGCGTGGACGGCCGGTCGCGCGCGCCCTGGCCGAGCGCTGGCCCGACCAGGTGTGGGAATGCTCGCACGTAGGCGGAGACCGGTTCGCCGCCAACGTCGTCGTCGTACCCGACGGTGTCTACTACGGCGGTCTCGACGCCGCATCGTCCGTCCTCACGATCGAAGAACACTTCTTCGACCGGATCCACCACCACCATCTACGCGGCTACACCGACATGTCTCCGCCTCAGCAGGCCGCGCTCGCTGCCACGCTCCGACGCTTCGGTCCGGCCGGGCGCAGTGATTACACGGTCGCCGAGAGTGTCCGCGAGGGTGATCTCTGGCGGATCCGGCTCGCCGGTCGTGCACCACACCCGGAGCGTGTCGACGTCGAACTGCGGGCCCATCGCACTCCCCCGTGCCGATTGACCTGCCGTGGAGCGCCGACGGCTTCGGTCATGGTCTATGAGCCCACCTCGGTCCGCACGCTGTGA
- a CDS encoding class I adenylate-forming enzyme family protein yields MTIYDDKVWLSQYDAAQRQPRTIEFDDALAMFRATVERDPDADIIRYFDGRITAGELDELSDAFAAGILDAGFRPGERVAIYAQNVPQFVIAQLGTWKAGGIAVSANPMYRERELEEILRDSGATVLVALQSLYTDVAAKVVESTDVRTVITTSELEYQSANSGTLAGVERIECAGTTDMAEMLTAFRGRTVPPAEIGPETVAFLTYTSGTTGPPKGAMTTHRNVAFNAQTYRDWIDIGPDDVVLGVAPLFHITGLVGHIALSLLTGAPLVLMYRMDPADTIDTIEKQRATFTVGSITVFIALMNAPNASKEALASLTKIYSGGAPIPPSTIAAFEERFGHYIHNIYGLTETTSPSHGVPLGRRAPVDELTGATSVGVPVYDTVVRIVDDNGNDLPPGEVGELVTAGPQVVAGYWNNPEATANSIPNGVLHTGDVGYMDSDGWFYIIDRKKDQINASGYKVWPREVEDVLYEHDAVREAAVVGVPDEYRGETVKAFVSLRPGATVTPDELIAFTKKRLAAYKCPRFVEIISDIPQTATGKLLRRELRTATQS; encoded by the coding sequence ATGACCATCTATGACGACAAGGTGTGGTTGTCGCAGTACGACGCTGCGCAGCGGCAACCACGCACGATCGAATTCGACGACGCCCTGGCGATGTTCCGGGCGACCGTCGAACGCGATCCGGACGCCGACATCATCCGCTACTTCGACGGCCGGATCACGGCAGGTGAACTCGACGAACTGAGCGACGCATTCGCCGCCGGAATCCTCGACGCAGGGTTCCGGCCGGGTGAACGGGTCGCGATCTATGCACAGAACGTGCCCCAGTTCGTCATCGCCCAACTCGGAACGTGGAAGGCCGGCGGCATCGCCGTGTCTGCCAATCCGATGTACCGCGAACGCGAACTCGAGGAGATCCTGCGCGACTCCGGTGCCACGGTCCTGGTCGCGCTGCAATCCCTCTACACCGACGTAGCAGCGAAGGTCGTCGAGTCGACCGACGTGCGCACCGTGATCACGACGTCGGAACTCGAGTACCAGAGTGCGAACAGCGGCACCCTCGCCGGTGTCGAACGCATCGAGTGCGCGGGCACCACGGACATGGCGGAGATGCTCACGGCCTTCCGTGGCCGAACCGTGCCGCCTGCCGAGATCGGCCCCGAAACGGTCGCTTTCCTGACGTACACCTCCGGGACCACCGGCCCACCGAAGGGCGCGATGACAACCCACCGCAACGTGGCGTTCAACGCGCAGACCTACCGGGACTGGATCGACATCGGTCCAGACGACGTCGTCCTCGGCGTCGCACCGCTGTTCCACATCACCGGGCTCGTCGGCCACATCGCCCTGTCGCTGCTGACCGGTGCACCGCTGGTGCTGATGTACCGCATGGATCCGGCCGACACCATCGACACCATCGAGAAGCAACGCGCCACGTTCACCGTCGGATCGATCACGGTGTTCATCGCGTTGATGAACGCCCCGAACGCGAGCAAGGAGGCCCTGGCGAGCCTGACCAAGATCTACTCGGGTGGAGCGCCGATTCCACCGAGCACCATCGCGGCGTTCGAGGAGCGATTCGGTCACTACATCCACAACATCTACGGCCTCACCGAGACGACCTCCCCGTCACACGGGGTGCCGCTCGGCAGGCGGGCTCCGGTCGACGAGCTGACCGGAGCGACCTCCGTGGGCGTGCCGGTCTACGACACCGTCGTGCGGATCGTCGACGACAACGGCAACGATCTTCCCCCGGGCGAGGTCGGGGAGCTCGTGACGGCGGGACCGCAGGTGGTGGCGGGGTACTGGAACAACCCCGAGGCCACGGCGAACTCGATCCCGAACGGCGTGCTGCACACCGGCGATGTCGGCTACATGGACAGCGACGGCTGGTTCTACATCATCGACCGCAAGAAGGACCAGATCAACGCCAGTGGCTACAAGGTCTGGCCTCGCGAGGTCGAGGACGTGCTCTACGAACACGACGCCGTTCGCGAAGCAGCGGTGGTGGGTGTACCCGACGAGTACCGAGGGGAGACTGTCAAAGCTTTCGTCAGCCTCCGCCCCGGAGCCACGGTCACGCCCGATGAGCTGATCGCGTTCACGAAGAAGCGACTGGCGGCCTACAAGTGCCCACGCTTCGTCGAGATCATCTCCGACATCCCCCAGACGGCGACGGGCAAACTGCTGCGCCGCGAGCTACGAACGGCGACCCAGTCCTGA
- the eat gene encoding ethanolamine permease, with amino-acid sequence MSVVEPSKSSRTRKHHDGADFHAEKSEYLEKRSLRRGTAGWVLLAGLGVSYVISGDYAGWNNGLAEGGFGGLLIAGVVIAGMYFAMVLGMAELSSALPAAGGGYTFARRALGPWGGFATGTAILIEYAIAPAAIATFIGSYVESLNIFGITDGWWIYLAVYAIFIGIHLTGAGEALKAMFVITAIALVGVVIFAISAVGLFESDNLTDITPTDAVGASGFLPFGYFGIWAAVPFAIWFFLAIEGVPLAAEEAREPEKNVPRGIISSMLVLLVTGATVLFLATGALGAEGLSTSGNPLVEALGDGTSAKVVNYIGLAGLIASFFSIMYAYSRQTFALSRAGYLPTSLSVTNSRKAPILALIVPGVIGFVLSLTGEGAMLLNMAVFGAAVSYVLMMVSHIVLRVREPEMPRPYRTPGGVVTTSFALVIAAAAVVATFLVDPVAALWTFAAFAAFMAYFGLYSRHHLVANSPDEEFAALAKAEEELG; translated from the coding sequence ATGTCAGTCGTAGAACCATCGAAGAGTTCGAGGACCCGTAAGCACCATGACGGCGCCGACTTCCACGCTGAGAAGAGCGAATACCTCGAAAAACGTTCACTTCGTAGAGGAACCGCAGGGTGGGTGCTCCTTGCGGGACTCGGTGTCAGTTACGTCATCTCCGGTGACTACGCGGGATGGAACAACGGACTCGCCGAAGGTGGATTCGGCGGCCTGCTGATCGCAGGCGTGGTCATCGCGGGCATGTACTTCGCGATGGTGCTCGGAATGGCGGAATTGTCGTCGGCCCTTCCGGCCGCAGGGGGCGGATACACCTTCGCTCGCCGGGCGCTCGGACCATGGGGTGGATTCGCGACCGGCACGGCCATTCTCATCGAGTACGCTATCGCACCTGCGGCCATCGCGACGTTCATCGGCAGTTATGTCGAATCGTTGAACATCTTCGGGATCACCGACGGATGGTGGATCTACCTCGCTGTCTATGCCATTTTCATCGGCATCCACCTCACCGGTGCGGGCGAAGCGCTCAAGGCGATGTTCGTCATCACCGCCATCGCACTCGTCGGAGTCGTGATCTTCGCAATCTCCGCGGTGGGACTGTTCGAGTCCGACAATCTCACGGACATCACGCCGACCGATGCCGTCGGTGCCTCGGGCTTCCTGCCGTTCGGCTACTTCGGTATCTGGGCCGCAGTTCCGTTCGCGATCTGGTTCTTCCTGGCGATCGAGGGCGTTCCTCTCGCTGCGGAGGAAGCGCGCGAGCCGGAGAAGAACGTGCCCCGCGGCATCATCTCCAGCATGCTGGTGCTCCTGGTGACCGGAGCGACCGTGCTGTTCCTGGCGACCGGTGCGTTGGGTGCCGAGGGATTGTCGACCTCGGGCAACCCCCTCGTCGAGGCGCTGGGCGACGGGACCTCGGCCAAGGTCGTCAACTACATCGGGCTCGCCGGGCTGATCGCCAGCTTCTTCTCCATCATGTACGCGTATTCGCGGCAGACCTTCGCGTTGTCCCGCGCCGGCTACCTGCCGACGAGCCTGTCGGTGACGAATTCGCGCAAGGCCCCCATACTCGCGTTGATCGTGCCCGGCGTGATCGGCTTCGTCCTGTCGCTGACCGGTGAGGGCGCGATGCTCCTCAACATGGCGGTCTTCGGTGCCGCCGTCAGCTACGTGCTCATGATGGTCAGCCACATCGTGCTGCGCGTGCGTGAGCCCGAGATGCCGCGTCCGTACCGCACGCCCGGTGGTGTCGTCACGACATCGTTCGCGTTGGTGATCGCTGCCGCCGCTGTGGTGGCGACCTTCCTCGTCGATCCCGTCGCGGCTCTGTGGACGTTCGCCGCGTTTGCGGCATTCATGGCCTACTTCGGTCTCTACAGCCGTCACCACCTCGTCGCGAACTCCCCGGACGAGGAGTTCGCGGCCCTCGCGAAGGCAGAGGAAGAGCTGGGGTGA
- a CDS encoding MmgE/PrpD family protein, which produces MTSTETRHDLTGTVVGRLAALAAEIRTTGLPAELRKDVARRVLDLLGNSLAAHDQPSARAVTEVARNWSGAAAATGIGTGERFPAATAALVNGTLAHSMDSDDTHLPSVLHPSASVIPAALAVGEAVGASGAAVLDAAGVGIEIVVRLGMGGYDEELGNSEFFERGQHATSICGAVGSAAAAAVLYGLEAEGIADAMGIAASFGAGLLEANRTGGTVKRTHCGWAAHSGVTSAEFARAGLTGPPTVIEGRFGFLHAFCGDRADTAKVLDGLGEHWELPGIFFKPYPCNHFTHAGIDAARALVRDGLDPADIVEIQLGVPKPVLRTIAEPPASKAAPESGYHAAFSGPFTVARALLGGSGLGVGHADFTDAAAKDPRTLELARLVTSYSDDRCDEIYPHQFPAVLRVRTRDGSWHEARVDHNRGGPANPLSDDELTMKFDLNVEGRLSPESAAEVAGTALALPAAESLDALMATVRG; this is translated from the coding sequence GTGACCAGCACCGAGACCCGACATGACCTGACCGGAACGGTCGTCGGCCGGCTCGCCGCCCTCGCCGCCGAGATCCGCACCACGGGACTGCCCGCAGAACTGCGCAAGGACGTCGCGCGCCGGGTGCTCGACCTGCTCGGAAACTCCCTCGCGGCGCACGACCAGCCGTCCGCTCGCGCCGTCACGGAGGTGGCACGCAACTGGTCGGGCGCAGCCGCGGCCACCGGCATCGGCACCGGAGAGCGGTTCCCGGCGGCCACCGCCGCGCTCGTCAACGGAACACTCGCCCATTCGATGGATTCCGACGACACCCATCTGCCGTCGGTGCTGCACCCGTCCGCTTCGGTGATCCCGGCGGCGCTCGCCGTCGGTGAAGCAGTGGGAGCCTCCGGTGCAGCCGTTCTCGACGCTGCGGGTGTGGGTATCGAGATCGTGGTCCGCCTGGGAATGGGCGGCTACGACGAGGAACTCGGCAACTCCGAATTCTTCGAACGTGGCCAGCACGCAACTTCCATCTGCGGTGCCGTCGGTTCGGCTGCCGCCGCAGCGGTGCTCTACGGACTCGAGGCCGAAGGCATCGCGGACGCCATGGGCATCGCCGCGAGCTTCGGTGCCGGATTGCTCGAAGCCAACCGCACCGGCGGCACGGTCAAGCGGACGCACTGCGGATGGGCCGCACATTCCGGTGTCACCTCGGCAGAATTCGCTCGCGCCGGGCTCACCGGACCGCCGACCGTGATCGAAGGACGCTTCGGATTCCTGCACGCGTTCTGCGGCGATCGGGCCGACACCGCGAAGGTGCTGGACGGACTGGGCGAGCACTGGGAACTGCCGGGCATCTTCTTCAAGCCCTACCCGTGCAACCACTTCACCCACGCCGGCATCGACGCCGCGCGGGCGCTCGTCCGCGACGGTCTGGACCCGGCCGACATCGTGGAGATCCAACTCGGCGTACCGAAGCCGGTACTGCGCACGATCGCCGAGCCCCCGGCGTCGAAGGCTGCTCCCGAATCCGGTTACCACGCGGCCTTCTCGGGCCCGTTCACCGTCGCACGGGCACTGCTCGGTGGCTCGGGACTCGGTGTGGGGCATGCCGATTTCACCGACGCTGCCGCGAAGGATCCGCGCACACTCGAACTCGCGCGGCTGGTCACGAGTTACAGCGACGACCGCTGCGACGAGATCTACCCCCACCAGTTCCCGGCGGTCCTCCGGGTACGTACCCGGGACGGTTCCTGGCACGAAGCTCGCGTCGACCACAACCGAGGTGGTCCGGCGAACCCGCTCTCCGACGACGAGCTCACGATGAAGTTCGATCTCAACGTCGAAGGACGGTTGTCACCGGAGAGTGCCGCAGAGGTCGCGGGAACCGCGCTCGCACTTCCTGCCGCCGAGTCACTCGATGCCCTGATGGCGACCGTGCGCGGTTGA